A segment of the Roseiconus lacunae genome:
CCGAATACGAGATGTGCCATAAAGCTCTTTGCGATAAGAATCGAAGGATGAGGCGTTTGGCAGGCTGCGACCCCAAGTCCGAAACACGGCCACATCAAAAATAGTGGAAACACCATTGTCGCAAGCCCCACAACTATCGCCGGAACGATGCTGGGTGATTCCAACCAGTGCGTTCCCCGCCAACAGAGAAGAAGCATCCCAAACATGCTCCCGATACAGTAGTGAGCCAACAGGCCAACCGATGACTCGCCATACACCGGCGGACTCGCGAAAATTGTAGGGTTAGTATGCACCAACTTGCCTTCAAGCATGTAGCCAATCCAGCGACCGAGAACCGCGAGATCCAATCCTGAAACTCTAAAGACAACTTTCAGAAATTTCCCCCAGATATCCATCATGGCGGTCGCGCCGAAACCAATGATCGAACCGGATAAAATAACGCCGATTGTTCGTGGAAGATTTTCAAGCATGGCCTTCTCCTTCCGATGACGTCGCAATGTTCGAATCACATGGGAGCGGAGCAGAAACTTTTGCAATCCCGTATTCCTCGGCCAACGTCGGGCATTGAATACCCGGACGAGACTCAACGTCCGAGGCTTTTGTGCCACGATCCACCACCTTTCCCGAACGCTCGATCATCTCTTCTACCCCCGCTGAACTATAAAGGAGAAGTGCCCTGGCGACGGCGTCTGTGTTGTTGCGGAAACCTCGTACTACCCCGGGAGGGCACGAAACGAAGTCCTCCTTATAGGCACGAAACTCTTTGTTCCCGAGATAGAACGAAAGGCAACCTTCGAGCACAAAGAATGACTCATCCTCGCGGTCATGGGTGTGGAACGGAGCGCCTTGGCCTGGTTCAAGTACCATTTCGATGGCCGAAAACCGCTGCTCCGTCTGGCTCCCTGACGCAATGATTCGATACAAGTTTCCCGCCGACACAACATGAATTCCCTCGGTTCTTTTCAACGTAATCGTATTCTGTCTCGTCTTCAAAACTGTCTCCTCTGGTGCCGAAATGATGTTGTTTACTAACCCGAAACACCTGTTCTCAGGCAGCTAAAAGCCGTTGATTCGCGTTGCTGGAAGTTATAGGTCCTCAAGTGCACTTGAGGTCAAGCATCGTTTGGTCTAATAATTATCAGAGATGATGAAATTTTCTTTCTCAACGCGGCTGTCTTAGCAGATGGCAAGTGGGTCTCCGTACTCGCGAGGTTCTGACAATTCCATTCTCAGTTCTTACTAATGGCGCGTTGGAGCATTTTTTTGAGAGGTAGACATGCTCGATATCGGTGAGGTCTCAAGGCAATCCGGGTTGCCTGCGTCGGCTTTGAGATTTTATGAAGAGAAGGGGCTTATCAAGTCCGTCGGCAGAAACGGCCTGAGGAGAGTTTTTGACGCCGGAGTCGTCGAAAGACTTCAGTTCATTGCATTGGCCCGTGCGGCAAGTTTTTCGCTTGCGGAAGTTGCCGAGATGTTTCGCACTGACGGTTCGTACGAAGTCAATAGAGTTTCATTGAATGAGAAGGCTGATGAGCTGGACCAACGAATAAAACAGTTGCGATCTGTGCGTGATGCACTAAGACATGCCGCAGAATGCCCATCTCCCAGCCACAAAGAGTGCCCAAAATTTCAGAAGCTGTTGCGTATCGCTGGCAGTAAACGGTTTCAGGATCGATTGCGAAATTCCTAAAACCGCGGCCAGCGCCGGTACTAATTCACCGTTGCCGATCCGTCGAAGTAAATTCAAAACCGCGATGCTAGAAACACCACGCGAGAATGTTGCGTGGATCGGCCGAACGTTTGAAGTGTTGCCAAATGGATGGCTCATGCTCGGACACCGTTTCGGTAGAGGTACTCGGCGGCTTGTTCTGGGTTGCAAAAGTTGTGTAGGTTGTGAAGTGACCACAACCAAGCGTTGCCGGTTCCCGGTTGGTCGATGGTCGGGTCAATTTCAAAGGTATCTTTCGTCGCTATGCAGAATGCCACGAACTGTTCAGGCCAGGGCTCGCCGGCTGATTCATCCCAGCACGATCCGGTGGCGCCGGTGAACAAGTCTTCGAGTCGTTGCAGCAATCGCGCCTTGGCTTCGGCTTCACGTTGCTGTTTCGTTTTGCGTTTGCTCATTGGGACCTCCTGTTTGATCAGTGATTGTGCCAGGCCAGCAACGGCCGGTTAGCCCTTCGAACAGCTTGGCAATCTCCCAGCGGAAATAGATGGTTCGAACGTGAATGCTGCGATAGGGTTCATCTTGATGGATCCAGCAAAACCACTTCCTCCAAACGCCCAAACGCTGATCCCAGGTTTCTTTGTGAGGGGCTAGGTCAATGCACAAATCGGAATGGCATGTTCCAAACGACGCATCTCGTTGGATGGTTTTCCAGCCAATCTCCATTCGGCGAACCGGCATACGGTCGTCTCGGCGATTGCCAACAATCCGAAACTCATGTTGTCTAAGCCACTCTTCGCTGATCGGTTGATCGATCCGGCCACAGGGGTCTCTTGGGTTTGGCCAGGTTGGCGATGCGATTTCGCGTTTGCTCATTGGGGGCACCTGTTTGATCAGTGTTATGCCGCGTCGGTTGCAGCCTTGATAGCGTCGCGGACGCCCTGTAACTCTTCGTTGGGGATTCCGTCTCGCACGGCCATCACGGATGCAATTGCATGATCCGCAGCACGACACGCACGAACCAGATCGTCAACGATCTTCGCACGCTCGCCTTCGGACGCGAAACGGTAGTCCTGATGCGTCGTTGCGTCGCTCATGTCAGCGCCGATTGTTTCGAGGCACTTGTCTCGCACGCGTACGGCTCCCTCTTTGTCTGCCGGATCGCGTCCCCAGGTCGTCGCGTGGGTCCTTTGGCTTTCGTGATCGTACGCCAGAATCACCACCCAATCCTTGCGGTAGTCTTCGCCAATCGCACGGGCCACGGAAACGGGAATCGCGGCATAACCAGCGGATGATCTGGAGATGCAGTCGTCCGGTTGGCTTGTGTTTTCATTCATGGCTTGCCTCTCTGCGATGGTTCGTTTGGGTCAATCAATTGAACTGTCCATTGGTTTGCGTTGCTACATCGATTCTTCGCTGGCCAGGCTCTTCCACCAATCGTCGCCTTGCCACGGTTCACGGTGGAGTAGGTCGATCGTGACGAAGCACTGGAACGTTTCGGCTCCATCGGGCAGCATGCAGAATTGTTGAGCGTTCATCCCTTCACGAAGGATGATCTGTCGCTCGTCGGGCGAGGTGAGGTGTTGCCGCAAATATCGCAGTAACAGTTCGTCACCGTCGCTGTTGCTGCAAAGGATCAGGCCCGGCCGGCCATCGTTTGTGACCATG
Coding sequences within it:
- a CDS encoding DUF2938 family protein, with the protein product MLENLPRTIGVILSGSIIGFGATAMMDIWGKFLKVVFRVSGLDLAVLGRWIGYMLEGKLVHTNPTIFASPPVYGESSVGLLAHYCIGSMFGMLLLCWRGTHWLESPSIVPAIVVGLATMVFPLFLMWPCFGLGVAACQTPHPSILIAKSFMAHLVFGIGLYATAVAANKIGLVSGH
- a CDS encoding cupin domain-containing protein; translation: MKTRQNTITLKRTEGIHVVSAGNLYRIIASGSQTEQRFSAIEMVLEPGQGAPFHTHDREDESFFVLEGCLSFYLGNKEFRAYKEDFVSCPPGVVRGFRNNTDAVARALLLYSSAGVEEMIERSGKVVDRGTKASDVESRPGIQCPTLAEEYGIAKVSAPLPCDSNIATSSEGEGHA
- a CDS encoding helix-turn-helix domain-containing protein; the protein is MLDIGEVSRQSGLPASALRFYEEKGLIKSVGRNGLRRVFDAGVVERLQFIALARAASFSLAEVAEMFRTDGSYEVNRVSLNEKADELDQRIKQLRSVRDALRHAAECPSPSHKECPKFQKLLRIAGSKRFQDRLRNS